From Ruminococcus sp. HUN007, a single genomic window includes:
- a CDS encoding cohesin domain-containing protein, protein MKKRIFICAVLMTSALCFASCENTSPDGTVSTSSPSAGQPSDDSAQNDEYIPEKDADGYKIEVAEVTDAQGDVVKDDAGNPVTELNIVDDKGAVITDASGNKAKPNIPAKPSKSSASPSGADNGNNGGNGSNGNNGNSESSENNAAPLKPADELVAMLWYADVANVNGKAVFKNITSDTEILDITFKIKDGAKNGKYEIQFFEDSDRSPSFCNDGDPIKDLDIKYIPGYIGVNETAEDTAVPDSGLSFAVTSASGKPGDTVTVKCSLKNVTEPIAAFNAYLAYDTSALEPVSVSKTGFISTSGVFSSNIN, encoded by the coding sequence ATGAAAAAACGCATTTTTATCTGTGCCGTTCTTATGACATCTGCATTATGTTTCGCATCATGTGAAAACACTTCTCCGGACGGAACGGTCTCAACATCATCACCTTCTGCCGGACAGCCGTCTGATGACAGCGCACAGAACGACGAATACATACCTGAAAAGGATGCTGACGGCTATAAAATAGAAGTAGCTGAAGTTACTGATGCACAGGGCGATGTCGTAAAGGATGACGCGGGAAATCCGGTTACCGAACTCAACATCGTTGATGACAAAGGTGCTGTAATTACTGACGCAAGCGGCAACAAGGCAAAGCCTAACATTCCCGCAAAGCCTTCAAAGTCTTCTGCCTCTCCTTCCGGAGCAGATAACGGAAACAATGGCGGCAACGGCAGCAACGGAAACAACGGTAACAGCGAAAGCAGTGAAAACAACGCTGCTCCTTTAAAGCCTGCTGACGAACTTGTAGCAATGCTCTGGTACGCAGATGTTGCAAATGTAAACGGAAAGGCAGTATTTAAAAATATTACATCAGATACAGAAATTCTGGACATTACATTCAAAATAAAGGACGGCGCAAAGAACGGAAAATATGAGATCCAGTTTTTCGAGGACTCGGATCGTTCACCTTCATTCTGTAATGATGGAGACCCTATAAAGGATCTTGATATAAAATATATTCCGGGATATATAGGAGTAAACGAAACTGCAGAGGATACCGCTGTTCCTGATTCCGGTCTTTCATTTGCTGTTACCAGCGCAAGCGGAAAGCCGGGCGATACAGTAACTGTAAAGTGCAGTCTGAAGAATGTAACAGAGCCTATTGCTGCATTCAACGCATATCTCGCATATGACACATCAGCACTTGAACCGGTTTCAGTGTCAAAAACAGGATTCATTTCCACCAGCGGCGTTTTCTCATCCAATATAAACTGA
- a CDS encoding type IA DNA topoisomerase, whose amino-acid sequence MTVIIAEKPSLGRNIAAAIGGMSKRDGFLEGNGYIVTWAFGHLFTLADIETYNPLPEGEKYWTLKNLPCFPESYRFELKKDTSGRQDDGVKKQFETIKELCLREDTDTIVNAGDSDREGEIIVRLCISNALKNNNAVKTVKRLWLPDQTPETITKALAGMEDDSKYDNLANEGFARMFIDWLYGVNLTRYATLKSGTLLRVGRVIVPIVKAIYERDMAIKNFVPEKYYSLVSKAETNGAVVLLQSKAKFDKDKLADAEALAAKYNAADAVVTAVKRKKDKLLPGKLYSLTKLQNVLGKKYKMSMHDSLAIVQKLYEEGYVTYPRTNSEYLATAEKDKIKKIIENVSKLGYPVEFKDNKTIFDDSKIESHSALTPTYKIPDKNKLSDDEKKVYATIMRRFAAVFCAKPCIADKTEIKIDVGGMEEFTLKGTVIVEPGWTKYDDCTLKDKVLPALSKGDKVNTDFKPVEKETSPPKHYTIETLNNYLKNPFKEDKAALKEQEGNQQEGESIGADDAEEYRAIFEGLELGTEATRTGIIDNARRSKYILLKKDVYTILPDGIFLVEALTRMHIGMDKYKTAELGRSLKKVYRGEIKVEDSTDLARREIEEVFSGSMMTAEDSDDGFVGDVAGKCPLCGNDVKRTRFGYGCSGYKEGCKFSVNGVICQRVISLANVKLLLSEGRTAKINNFISKNGKPFSAYLKLENGRAVFDFSD is encoded by the coding sequence ATGACTGTTATAATCGCAGAAAAACCGAGTCTTGGAAGAAATATCGCAGCGGCAATAGGCGGTATGTCAAAGAGGGACGGATTTCTGGAAGGCAACGGATATATCGTTACATGGGCGTTCGGCCATCTGTTTACTCTGGCTGATATAGAAACCTACAATCCTCTTCCTGAAGGGGAAAAATACTGGACACTAAAGAATCTGCCGTGTTTCCCTGAGTCGTACAGATTTGAGCTGAAAAAAGATACATCAGGCAGGCAGGATGACGGTGTAAAAAAACAGTTTGAAACAATAAAGGAACTCTGCCTCCGCGAAGATACAGATACCATAGTAAATGCGGGAGACTCGGACAGGGAAGGCGAGATCATCGTCCGTCTGTGCATAAGCAACGCTCTGAAAAACAATAACGCAGTGAAGACGGTAAAGCGCCTCTGGCTTCCGGATCAGACTCCGGAAACTATCACTAAGGCTCTTGCAGGCATGGAAGATGACAGCAAGTACGACAACCTTGCAAACGAAGGCTTTGCACGTATGTTTATCGACTGGCTTTACGGCGTTAATCTCACAAGATACGCTACTCTGAAAAGCGGCACACTTCTGAGAGTCGGAAGAGTCATCGTTCCGATAGTAAAGGCTATCTACGAACGTGATATGGCAATAAAGAATTTCGTGCCGGAAAAATACTACTCGCTCGTGAGCAAGGCTGAGACAAACGGTGCGGTCGTTCTTCTTCAGAGCAAGGCGAAGTTCGACAAGGACAAGCTTGCCGATGCTGAAGCGCTTGCGGCAAAATACAATGCAGCTGATGCGGTCGTAACAGCAGTCAAAAGAAAAAAGGACAAGCTGCTTCCGGGCAAGCTCTATTCGCTTACCAAGCTTCAGAACGTTCTCGGCAAGAAATACAAGATGTCAATGCACGATTCGCTTGCCATCGTTCAGAAGCTCTACGAGGAAGGGTATGTGACCTATCCGCGTACCAACTCGGAATATCTTGCAACAGCTGAAAAGGACAAGATAAAGAAAATCATCGAAAATGTATCAAAGCTCGGCTATCCGGTGGAGTTCAAAGATAACAAGACTATTTTCGATGACAGTAAAATAGAATCACACTCGGCACTGACACCTACCTACAAGATACCGGACAAGAACAAGCTGAGTGATGACGAGAAAAAGGTCTATGCAACGATAATGAGGCGTTTTGCGGCAGTGTTCTGCGCAAAGCCGTGTATCGCTGACAAGACTGAAATAAAGATCGATGTAGGCGGCATGGAGGAGTTTACACTTAAGGGAACGGTCATCGTTGAACCGGGCTGGACCAAATACGACGACTGTACTCTCAAGGATAAGGTTCTGCCGGCTCTTTCAAAGGGTGACAAGGTAAACACGGACTTTAAGCCGGTGGAAAAGGAAACTTCGCCGCCTAAGCACTATACGATCGAAACCCTTAACAATTATCTGAAGAATCCGTTCAAGGAGGATAAGGCCGCACTGAAGGAACAGGAAGGCAATCAGCAGGAAGGCGAGAGCATCGGTGCAGATGATGCCGAAGAGTACAGAGCAATATTCGAAGGACTTGAACTCGGTACGGAAGCTACACGAACAGGCATTATCGACAATGCGAGACGAAGCAAGTACATACTTCTGAAAAAGGACGTTTACACGATACTTCCTGACGGTATCTTTCTCGTTGAGGCACTTACCCGCATGCATATCGGTATGGATAAATACAAGACCGCTGAACTTGGCCGTTCGCTTAAAAAGGTGTACCGCGGCGAGATAAAGGTAGAGGACAGCACGGATCTTGCACGACGCGAGATAGAAGAGGTATTCTCCGGATCAATGATGACCGCGGAAGATTCCGACGACGGATTTGTGGGTGATGTAGCCGGAAAATGTCCTTTATGCGGAAATGACGTAAAGCGTACAAGGTTCGGCTACGGATGCAGCGGCTACAAGGAAGGCTGCAAGTTTTCGGTAAACGGAGTTATATGTCAGAGAGTTATTTCACTTGCGAACGTAAAGCTCCTTCTTTCCGAAGGAAGAACAGCGAAGATAAATAATTTCATCTCGAAAAACGGAAAGCCGTTCTCAGCGTACCTAAAGCTTGAAAACGGCAGAGCAGTATTTGATTTTTCTGATTAA
- a CDS encoding cohesin domain-containing protein, protein MKKLKSITAFIAAVSLFTLTATSCEQAKPDGNAGVTPDSPAVTAGEGAADPSAAQDSASDASAPKTTTADGAEIGKPPKMDENASNEDAPVPQKTVDESLTLSLPDVEASAGEEVTFKVDLSDNSGLTTLITWIDFNKEYFEYVSAVGGDADDEENEDSVMYSNITFNTFEKEDEPDKTTLVCLYLDGSQQSFRDNTTFATVTLKVKDDTPAGKYDLSFDTDLDGDGAAMCNDYDRDTETLLIRTPVFKKRKYYCQVTEESNNEKTHFYLCRSYDICIMFRIM, encoded by the coding sequence ATGAAAAAGTTAAAATCAATTACAGCATTTATTGCTGCTGTGTCACTTTTTACTCTAACAGCTACATCATGTGAACAGGCAAAACCTGACGGCAATGCCGGCGTAACACCTGACTCACCTGCAGTCACTGCCGGTGAAGGCGCAGCAGATCCTTCTGCAGCACAGGACAGTGCATCAGATGCGTCTGCTCCAAAAACAACTACTGCAGACGGCGCGGAAATAGGAAAGCCTCCTAAGATGGACGAGAACGCTTCCAACGAAGACGCACCGGTTCCTCAGAAAACCGTTGATGAAAGTCTTACTCTTTCGCTTCCTGACGTTGAGGCAAGTGCAGGTGAAGAAGTTACCTTCAAGGTAGATCTTTCTGACAACTCAGGACTTACAACTCTTATCACATGGATAGATTTCAACAAGGAGTATTTTGAATACGTTTCAGCAGTCGGCGGCGATGCTGACGATGAAGAAAACGAAGATTCAGTAATGTACTCAAATATTACATTCAACACTTTCGAAAAGGAAGACGAACCTGACAAAACAACACTTGTCTGCCTGTATCTCGACGGCTCACAGCAGTCATTCAGGGACAACACTACATTTGCCACAGTTACATTAAAGGTAAAGGATGACACTCCTGCAGGCAAATATGATCTTTCATTCGATACGGATCTTGACGGTGACGGCGCAGCAATGTGCAACGACTACGACCGTGATACCGAAACTCTTCTCATCCGCACACCGGTATTCAAAAAACGGAAGTATTACTGTCAAGTAACGGAGGAATCAAACAATGAAAAAACGCATTTTTATCTGTGCCGTTCTTATGACATCTGCATTATGTTTCGCATCATGTGA
- a CDS encoding DUF1846 domain-containing protein: protein MKKIGFDNDKYLKMQSEHIRERISKFKDKLYLEFGGKLFDDYHASRVLPGFKPDSKLQMLLQLKDEAEIVIVINTGDIEKNKVRGDIGITYDKEVIRLFNIFTKIGLYVSSVVLTQYESSDTTEAFQKRLESLGVKVYHHYNIKGYPSNIPLIISDDGYGKNDYIETTRRLVVVTAPGPGSGKMATCLSQLYHENKRGKDAGYAKFETFPIWNLPLRHPVNIAYEAATSDLNDVNMIDPFHLEAYGKTTVNYNRDVEVFPVLNAMFETILGESPYKSPTDMGVNMAGNCIFDDEAVSEASKEEIIRRYYVALCGRRKGTVPDDEIIKLELLMKQAGVQPSDRKVAAAALAKEAATGDAAAAMELPDGTIITGKTSKLMGAASALILNALKHFGNIDDDVLLMSPEIIEPIQELKVSHFGNNNPCLHTDETLIALSICATTSEKAKIAADQIDKLRGCEVHSTVILSQQDEMTFKRLGVNLTCEPKFSNEIQ, encoded by the coding sequence ATGAAAAAAATCGGTTTTGATAACGATAAGTATTTAAAAATGCAGTCGGAACACATAAGAGAACGTATCTCAAAGTTCAAGGACAAGCTTTACCTTGAATTCGGCGGCAAGCTCTTTGACGACTATCATGCATCACGTGTTCTGCCGGGTTTCAAGCCGGACAGTAAGCTTCAGATGCTCCTTCAGCTCAAGGATGAAGCTGAAATCGTAATTGTTATCAACACCGGAGATATTGAAAAGAACAAGGTCAGAGGCGATATCGGTATCACCTACGACAAGGAAGTGATCAGACTTTTCAACATCTTCACGAAGATCGGGCTCTACGTAAGCAGTGTAGTTCTCACACAGTACGAAAGCTCAGATACCACTGAAGCTTTCCAGAAGCGTCTTGAATCTCTCGGTGTTAAGGTTTATCACCACTACAACATTAAGGGATATCCTTCAAACATTCCGCTCATCATCAGCGATGACGGTTACGGAAAGAATGACTACATTGAAACCACACGCCGTCTTGTTGTTGTAACAGCACCTGGTCCGGGAAGCGGAAAGATGGCGACCTGCCTTTCACAGCTCTACCATGAAAACAAGCGCGGCAAAGATGCCGGATATGCAAAGTTCGAGACCTTCCCTATCTGGAACCTCCCGCTCCGCCATCCGGTCAATATAGCTTATGAAGCTGCTACTTCTGACCTCAACGATGTGAACATGATCGACCCATTTCATCTTGAAGCATACGGCAAAACAACTGTAAACTACAACCGTGACGTTGAGGTTTTCCCTGTTCTCAATGCCATGTTCGAAACAATTCTCGGAGAATCACCGTACAAGTCACCTACTGACATGGGCGTTAATATGGCAGGCAACTGTATTTTCGACGATGAGGCTGTAAGCGAAGCGTCTAAGGAAGAAATAATCAGAAGATACTACGTTGCACTCTGCGGACGCAGAAAAGGTACTGTACCGGACGACGAGATCATAAAGCTTGAACTTCTTATGAAGCAGGCAGGCGTTCAGCCTTCTGACCGTAAGGTTGCCGCTGCTGCTCTTGCAAAGGAAGCCGCAACCGGTGACGCTGCCGCTGCGATGGAACTCCCTGACGGAACTATCATCACAGGAAAGACTTCAAAGCTCATGGGCGCAGCTTCAGCTCTTATCCTCAATGCTCTTAAGCACTTCGGAAACATTGACGATGACGTTCTCCTCATGTCACCTGAAATAATCGAACCTATTCAGGAACTCAAGGTTTCACACTTCGGAAACAACAACCCTTGTCTCCACACAGACGAGACCCTTATTGCTCTTTCCATCTGTGCCACAACAAGTGAAAAGGCAAAGATCGCTGCTGACCAGATTGACAAGCTCAGAGGCTGTGAAGTACACTCAACAGTTATCCTTTCGCAGCAGGATGAAATGACATTCAAGCGTCTCGGTGTAAATCTCACATGCGAACCGAAATTCAGCAATGAAATTCAGTAA
- the gap gene encoding type I glyceraldehyde-3-phosphate dehydrogenase, with protein MSVKVAINGFGRIGRLAFRQMFDAEGYEVVAINDLTKPSMLAQLLKYDTAQGGYCGKIGENKHTVTADDEKGTLTVDGKTLTIYAKANAAELPWGEIGVDVVLECTGFYCSKDKSQAHIDAGAKKVVISAPAGNDLKTIVYSVNEKTLTKDDKIISAASCTTNCLAPMADALNKYAPIQSGIMSTIHAYTGDQMILDGPHRKGDYRRARAGAANIVPNSTGAAKAIGLVIPELNGKLIGSAQRVPVPTGSTTILTAVVKGANVTVDGINAAMKAAASESFGYNEDQIVSSDVIGMKFGSLFDATQTMVSKIADDLYEVQVVSWYDNENSYTSQMVRTIKYFAELG; from the coding sequence ATGTCAGTTAAAGTTGCAATCAATGGTTTCGGACGTATCGGTCGTCTCGCTTTCAGACAGATGTTTGACGCTGAAGGATATGAGGTAGTTGCTATCAACGACCTTACAAAGCCTTCAATGCTCGCTCAGCTCCTCAAGTATGATACAGCTCAGGGCGGATACTGCGGAAAGATCGGCGAAAACAAGCACACAGTTACAGCTGATGACGAAAAGGGTACTCTCACTGTTGACGGTAAGACACTCACAATCTATGCAAAGGCTAACGCAGCAGAACTTCCTTGGGGCGAGATCGGCGTAGACGTAGTTCTCGAATGCACAGGTTTCTACTGCTCAAAGGATAAGTCACAGGCTCACATCGATGCTGGTGCCAAGAAGGTTGTTATCTCAGCTCCTGCAGGCAATGACCTCAAGACTATCGTATACAGCGTAAACGAAAAGACTCTTACAAAGGATGACAAGATCATCTCAGCTGCTTCATGCACAACAAACTGCCTCGCTCCTATGGCTGATGCTCTTAACAAGTATGCTCCGATCCAGAGCGGTATCATGAGCACAATCCACGCTTACACAGGCGACCAGATGATCCTCGACGGTCCTCACAGAAAGGGCGACTACAGAAGAGCAAGAGCTGGTGCTGCTAACATCGTACCTAACTCAACAGGTGCTGCTAAGGCAATCGGTCTCGTAATTCCAGAACTCAACGGCAAGCTCATCGGTTCTGCACAGAGAGTTCCAGTTCCAACAGGTTCAACAACAATCCTCACAGCAGTTGTTAAGGGTGCTAACGTAACAGTTGACGGCATCAACGCTGCAATGAAGGCTGCTGCTTCCGAATCATTCGGTTACAACGAAGACCAGATCGTTTCTTCAGACGTTATCGGCATGAAGTTCGGTTCACTCTTCGATGCTACACAGACAATGGTTTCAAAGATCGCTGACGATCTCTACGAAGTACAGGTTGTTTCATGGTATGACAACGAAAACTCATACACATCACAGATGGTTAGAACAATCAAGTACTTTGCTGAACTTGGCTAA
- the hydF gene encoding [FeFe] hydrogenase H-cluster maturation GTPase HydF has product MGLNDVPSSERIHIAFFGKRNAGKSSLVNAVTGQNLSVVSDIKGTTTDPVFKAMELLPAGPVMIIDTPGYDDSGELGGMRVQKTLQILEKTDAAVLAADSRTGLTEEDIKITGLLSERNIPYITAFTKCDLMKERTGSVETCITGRTDTDSRDGDTGRSVSAKHTVYVSSVTGENITDLKKLIAEISTPQKKEGLIIGDRLSPADIAVLVIPVDEAAPKGRLILPQQMVMREILDAKAIPVATQPETYEETLSLLGKKPKLVITDSQAFAEINRKTPENITLTSFSILMANYKGVLEQALFGLRAIRDLRDGSRVLISEGCTHHRQCGDIGTVKLPALIRKFTGVSPDFRFTSGREFPEDLSEYSLVIHCGGCMLNEREMHSRAEKAGKQNIPFTNYGLVLSFLNGILPRTLTLFPELCSIPGSVPACVR; this is encoded by the coding sequence ATGGGACTTAACGACGTGCCCTCATCCGAGCGCATACACATAGCCTTTTTCGGAAAAAGAAATGCCGGAAAATCAAGTCTGGTAAATGCAGTGACCGGTCAGAATCTGTCAGTAGTATCTGATATAAAAGGCACTACGACTGATCCGGTGTTCAAGGCAATGGAACTTCTTCCTGCCGGACCGGTCATGATCATCGATACACCGGGCTATGACGACAGCGGAGAACTCGGCGGAATGCGTGTACAGAAAACTTTACAGATCCTTGAAAAAACTGATGCCGCAGTGCTCGCAGCCGACAGCAGAACAGGCCTTACGGAAGAAGACATAAAAATAACCGGACTCTTAAGCGAAAGAAACATTCCGTATATTACAGCGTTTACAAAGTGTGATCTTATGAAAGAAAGAACGGGATCCGTGGAAACTTGTATTACCGGCCGTACTGACACTGACTCCCGGGACGGGGATACCGGCAGATCCGTTTCCGCAAAACATACTGTTTATGTCAGTTCGGTGACCGGTGAAAATATCACAGATCTGAAGAAACTTATAGCAGAAATATCGACACCGCAGAAAAAAGAAGGCTTGATAATAGGAGACAGGCTCTCCCCTGCTGACATTGCCGTGCTGGTGATACCTGTTGATGAAGCCGCACCGAAAGGAAGGCTCATCCTTCCGCAGCAGATGGTCATGCGCGAAATACTTGATGCAAAGGCAATACCTGTCGCAACTCAGCCGGAAACATACGAAGAAACCCTTTCACTGCTCGGAAAGAAACCTAAACTCGTTATAACCGACAGTCAGGCTTTTGCTGAAATAAACAGAAAAACTCCGGAAAACATAACACTTACCTCGTTTTCAATTCTGATGGCGAACTACAAAGGCGTTCTTGAGCAGGCTCTTTTCGGTCTCAGAGCCATCCGTGATCTGCGTGACGGCAGCAGGGTACTGATCTCGGAAGGCTGCACTCACCACAGGCAGTGCGGTGACATAGGGACAGTGAAACTCCCTGCCCTTATCAGAAAATTCACAGGTGTTTCGCCTGATTTCCGCTTTACATCCGGCCGTGAATTTCCGGAGGATCTTTCTGAATACTCTCTTGTGATACACTGCGGAGGATGTATGCTTAACGAACGTGAGATGCATTCAAGAGCAGAAAAAGCAGGAAAGCAAAACATACCGTTCACAAACTACGGTCTGGTCCTGTCATTCCTTAACGGGATACTTCCGCGCACGCTCACACTGTTTCCTGAACTGTGCAGCATACCGGGCAGTGTTCCCGCGTGTGTACGCTGA
- a CDS encoding transposase, whose amino-acid sequence MNRQFFINTSLQYENKRLKRLVKEFENGERYKKLQHNHHLIYLGYQRRIKQLCRQVRSSKNAVKKVRDIWYEQLVIECENHTKELDEKIDTICKLRQENYDLFCEYQKKLAKKDEEYQKALDEKDTIIETLKAEIRHMKAVQDRDGTNTSLPTSQTPIGKSKARPNSREETDNSKGGQTGHKRSELEPPAEEAITDITEHCLTEDDCCPKCKKDEFEYTGKTENRYEIEVEVKVKRVKHKYYVYKCKNCGTLVISRTAPEKRTKVRYGANVQAMILVLLNIMNSSINKVPVFFQGITNGEISPSEGYVAKVQARAAKALAVFHNDLRRELLKRLLIYWDDTVVYADTKRICLRFYGDERIAFFAAHENKDMNGILLDGILENLSAETSVMHDHNSINYNERFVFINIECNAHLQRDLQKLADETNHEVLLEIKALISATIKDRKNLIQAGTTRFDDGYLENFESKLTELLQRAETLAEANTSKYSGGPERALIRRIIKYRSNYFAWVYDFSLPTTNNLSERALRGTKTKMKVSGQFASSKTANNYAMIRTYIETCRRNGINEYDALTRLCDGNPYTVEEIFAECE is encoded by the coding sequence ATGAACAGGCAGTTTTTTATCAATACATCATTACAATATGAAAATAAAAGACTTAAACGTCTGGTAAAAGAATTTGAAAATGGTGAGAGATATAAAAAACTGCAGCATAATCATCATCTCATATATCTTGGATATCAGAGGCGGATAAAACAGCTTTGCAGACAAGTTCGGTCATCAAAAAATGCAGTGAAGAAAGTACGCGATATCTGGTATGAACAGCTTGTAATTGAATGCGAAAATCACACCAAAGAGCTTGATGAAAAGATAGATACAATCTGTAAATTAAGACAGGAAAACTATGATTTGTTCTGTGAGTATCAAAAAAAGCTTGCTAAGAAGGACGAAGAATATCAAAAAGCACTTGACGAGAAAGACACCATAATAGAAACACTTAAAGCCGAGATCCGGCATATGAAAGCGGTACAGGACAGAGATGGAACCAATACATCTCTGCCTACATCGCAGACACCAATCGGGAAATCAAAAGCAAGACCAAACAGCAGAGAAGAAACCGATAATTCCAAAGGAGGCCAAACAGGGCATAAAAGATCAGAGCTTGAACCACCTGCAGAAGAAGCAATAACTGATATAACGGAACATTGTTTAACTGAAGATGACTGTTGTCCGAAATGCAAAAAAGATGAGTTTGAATATACCGGAAAAACAGAAAATCGCTATGAAATAGAAGTAGAAGTTAAAGTAAAGAGGGTGAAGCATAAGTATTACGTCTACAAATGTAAGAATTGCGGGACCCTGGTGATCAGCAGAACGGCACCTGAAAAAAGAACGAAAGTAAGATATGGAGCAAACGTACAGGCAATGATACTTGTTTTGCTGAATATTATGAATTCGTCAATAAATAAGGTTCCTGTATTCTTTCAGGGCATAACAAACGGAGAGATCAGTCCGAGTGAAGGGTATGTAGCTAAAGTACAGGCCAGAGCCGCCAAAGCACTGGCAGTTTTTCATAATGATTTGCGAAGGGAGTTACTTAAAAGACTGCTCATTTACTGGGATGATACCGTGGTTTACGCCGATACCAAAAGAATCTGCCTGAGATTTTACGGAGACGAAAGAATCGCGTTCTTTGCAGCCCATGAAAACAAAGATATGAACGGAATTCTTCTGGATGGAATACTTGAAAATCTTTCTGCTGAAACATCTGTTATGCATGATCATAACAGCATCAATTACAATGAACGTTTTGTGTTCATAAATATTGAGTGTAATGCACATTTGCAGCGCGATCTTCAGAAACTTGCAGATGAAACCAATCATGAAGTACTGCTTGAAATAAAAGCATTGATATCAGCAACGATAAAAGACCGAAAGAATCTGATACAAGCAGGAACAACACGATTTGATGATGGATATCTTGAAAATTTTGAAAGCAAGCTTACAGAACTTCTGCAAAGAGCAGAAACGCTGGCAGAAGCGAATACATCAAAATATTCAGGCGGTCCGGAACGCGCTCTGATACGCAGAATCATAAAATATCGCAGCAATTACTTCGCCTGGGTATATGATTTCAGTCTGCCTACAACAAATAATCTCTCAGAACGAGCACTACGTGGGACGAAAACAAAAATGAAGGTGTCAGGTCAGTTCGCATCTTCAAAAACAGCAAATAACTATGCAATGATTCGTACATACATTGAAACATGCCGAAGAAATGGAATCAACGAATATGATGCATTAACAAGATTATGTGATGGTAACCCATATACTGTCGAAGAAATATTTGCTGAATGTGAATAA
- a CDS encoding SGNH/GDSL hydrolase family protein: MKANLKRILGIVISFSLLASVTISSVSAKCSFTAGDSIASGIGPVAAGESAFESFAECVTYYLIHSGRIDVGVSDARIGATSAQILNYQIIAGSTAADVKYVMISSGGNDYLDLFEEALKPYMDEGDTLATLTPEKRAVITQKISADQTAFTAKLAEVNTVTENAAANAVKIVDETRAKYPDAEIYFLEMYNPFDSYLSSDNDTMRILGTFAQNSISAYNKELAAIDGIKLVPVFENFKGRSDDYIRSGDVHPTEAGHIKIAELIISDITGEDNDTILSNIIKYEMIDTATFNALPEDMRSDIDPDKIIGENAVTTAAVTDAPPVISSVDWTTAAVTTTAVSKIPNIPANGGGYIPPEETTTAVTTEAPASSTTTVSVKSVSSSPATSDRGISPVVLTGFFTAAAACVMLRKKK; this comes from the coding sequence ATGAAAGCAAATCTGAAAAGGATACTTGGTATCGTCATTTCCTTTTCTCTTCTCGCATCCGTGACAATTTCTTCAGTCTCAGCCAAATGTTCATTCACAGCCGGAGACAGTATTGCTTCAGGTATCGGTCCTGTAGCTGCAGGTGAATCAGCTTTTGAGTCATTCGCCGAATGCGTAACATACTATCTTATTCATTCCGGTCGTATCGATGTCGGAGTTTCCGACGCAAGGATCGGCGCAACATCTGCCCAGATACTTAATTATCAGATCATAGCAGGAAGCACAGCAGCCGATGTAAAGTATGTTATGATATCATCAGGCGGCAACGACTATCTTGATCTTTTCGAAGAAGCTCTTAAGCCGTACATGGATGAAGGCGATACACTTGCCACTCTTACACCGGAAAAAAGAGCAGTTATCACTCAGAAGATCTCCGCAGACCAGACAGCTTTCACTGCGAAACTGGCTGAAGTAAATACAGTAACCGAAAATGCAGCAGCAAACGCTGTAAAGATCGTTGATGAGACAAGGGCTAAATATCCTGATGCGGAAATATATTTCCTTGAAATGTACAATCCTTTTGACTCATATCTGTCAAGCGACAACGATACAATGCGCATCCTCGGCACTTTCGCTCAGAACAGCATCAGTGCCTACAACAAAGAGCTTGCCGCTATCGACGGAATAAAGCTTGTTCCTGTTTTCGAGAATTTCAAAGGCCGTTCCGATGACTACATCCGTTCAGGTGACGTTCATCCGACTGAAGCAGGCCACATAAAGATCGCCGAGCTTATCATCAGCGATATCACCGGAGAAGATAACGATACTATCCTCTCGAACATTATAAAATATGAGATGATCGACACCGCAACTTTCAACGCTCTCCCTGAAGATATGCGTTCAGATATCGATCCGGATAAGATTATCGGTGAAAACGCTGTTACAACTGCCGCAGTTACCGATGCGCCGCCTGTGATATCTTCAGTAGACTGGACAACAGCCGCAGTTACAACAACAGCTGTTTCGAAAATACCCAACATTCCAGCTAACGGCGGTGGTTATATACCTCCGGAAGAAACAACAACTGCTGTAACAACCGAAGCACCAGCTTCATCAACTACAACAGTATCAGTAAAGAGCGTCTCCTCCTCCCCTGCCACATCCGACCGCGGCATAAGCCCTGTAGTTCTAACAGGATTTTTCACAGCAGCCGCTGCGTGTGTGATGTTAAGGAAGAAAAAATAA